The following proteins are encoded in a genomic region of Coffea eugenioides isolate CCC68of chromosome 6, Ceug_1.0, whole genome shotgun sequence:
- the LOC113775594 gene encoding zinc finger BED domain-containing protein RICESLEEPER 2-like, which produces MNGKLIKKNFTITLNNAKYNDRVTRLLQNYFLFNGSSICGSEFLHVRCGAHVLNLIVKARLHVIDEAVYKIRENVKYVKGYKSRVIKFAELVKQLSLETNKKLRQDIVTRWNSTYLMLERALLFRHAFSRLQDVDDDYKLRPLEEEWQRVEKIAEFFRPFYDMTLLFSGSKYPTTNLYFPNVWKIQCLLNKEANSPDFLISEMASNMKTKFQKYWDCYSVILSFAIILDPRYKLQFVEYCFFVLDPQSRDEMVLSIKQKLFICSKSTLRPILQLLLHQWRVLLMVMMDKLEISWMVLMCTNLNKGQVVTNLSWSCILRSD; this is translated from the exons ATGAATGggaaattgataaaaaaaaatttcaccatCACTCTAAATAATGCAAAATACAATGATAGAGTGACTAGATTAttgcaaaattattttttatttaatggtTCTTCCATTTGTGGAAGTGAATTTCTTCATGTCCGTTGTGGTGCACATGTGTTGAATTTAATTGTAAAGGCTagattgcatgtgattgatgaAGCAGTTtataaaattagggaaaatgtAAAGTATGTGAAAGGATATAAAAGTAGGGTCATAAAGTTTGCCGAATTGGTGAAACAACTGTCATtggaaacaaataaaaaattgcgACAGGATATAGTAACTAGATGGAATTCTACCTATCTCATGCTTGAGAGGGCCTTACTTTTTAGACATGCATTTTCTCGACTTCAAGATGTGGATGATGACTACAAGTTGCGTCCTTTAGAAGAGGAATGGCAGAGGGTCGAAAAGATTGCAGAGTTTTTTAGGCCTTTCTATGATATGACATTATTGTTCTCGGGAAGTAAATACCCCACAACTAACTTATACTTTCCCAATGTTTGGAAGATTCAATGTCTCTTAAATAAAGAGGCCAATAGTCCAGATTTTTTGATCAGTGAAATGGCTTCTAATATGAAGACCAAATTTCAAAAGTATTGGGACTGCTATAGTGTTATCTTATCATTTGCCATTATTTTGGATCCTCGTTACAAGCTCCAGTTTGTGGAATATTGCTTTTTTGTGTTGGATCCTCAATCACGGGATGAAATGGTTCTTAGTATTAAACAAAAGTTGTTTATTTGTTCGAAGAGTACTCTAAGACCAATACTGCAATTACTGCTACACCAATGGAGGGTACTTTTAATGGTGATGATGGACAAACTAGAGATCTCATGGAT GGTTTTGATGTGTACCAATCTCAACAAGGGGCAAGTGGTAACAAATCTGAGTTGGAGTTGTATCTTGAGGAGCGACTAG